A genomic window from Streptomyces sp. HUAS YS2 includes:
- a CDS encoding TerD family protein, translating into MTVNMTKGQSISLEKSGGGGLTSVRMGLGWQAAPRRGLFGSRTREIDLDASAVLFADKQPVDVVFFRHLVSDDGSVKHTGDNLVGGAGQGGDDEAILVDLQRVPVHIDQIVFTVNSFTGQTFQEVQNAFCRIVDETNGQELARYTLDGGGQYTAQIMAKVHRAGSGWQMTALGNPANGRTFQDLMPAILPHL; encoded by the coding sequence GTGACGGTCAACATGACCAAGGGTCAGTCCATCAGCCTGGAGAAGTCCGGCGGGGGCGGCCTCACCTCGGTGCGGATGGGCCTCGGCTGGCAGGCGGCGCCGCGCCGCGGCCTGTTCGGCTCGCGCACCCGGGAGATCGACCTCGACGCCTCGGCGGTCCTCTTCGCCGACAAGCAGCCGGTGGACGTGGTCTTCTTCCGTCACCTGGTCAGCGACGACGGCTCGGTCAAGCACACCGGCGACAACCTGGTCGGCGGCGCGGGCCAGGGCGGCGACGACGAGGCGATCCTCGTGGACCTGCAGCGGGTCCCGGTCCACATCGACCAGATCGTCTTCACGGTGAACTCCTTCACCGGCCAGACGTTCCAGGAGGTGCAGAACGCGTTCTGCCGGATCGTCGACGAGACCAACGGCCAGGAGCTCGCCCGCTACACCCTGGACGGCGGTGGCCAGTACACCGCGCAGATCATGGCGAAGGTCCACCGCGCCGGCTCCGGCTGGCAGATGACGGCCCTGGGCAACCCGGCCAACGGCCGCACCTTCCAGGACCTGATGCCGGCGATCCTGCCGCACCTGTAG
- a CDS encoding TerC family protein, which yields MDVSMTLWVVTILGLSALIAIDFFIGRKPHDVSVKEAGIWTVVWIVLAVLFGLGLLVFGNSQASGEFFAGFITEKSLSVDNLFVFILIMAKFAVPTQLQQRVLLVGVLIALVLRAIFIAAGAAIISNFSWVFYLFGAFLIYTAWKLIKEAMTDEDEEDWDENRLLKSIEKKFGVADRYHGTKLFVLQHGKKVMTPLLVVMLAIGMTDVLFAMDSIPAIFGLTQDPYIVFTANAFALMGLRQLYFLIGGLLKKLVHLSYGLSAILGFIGVKLVLHALHESGVHVPEISIPVSLAVICGVLVVTTITSLIASKKQARNEADETPESDPKDSIEV from the coding sequence GTGGACGTATCGATGACCCTCTGGGTGGTGACCATTCTCGGTCTCTCCGCCCTGATCGCGATCGACTTCTTCATCGGGCGCAAGCCCCATGACGTGTCGGTCAAGGAAGCCGGAATCTGGACGGTCGTCTGGATCGTCCTCGCCGTGCTCTTCGGACTCGGCCTGCTCGTCTTCGGGAACAGTCAGGCCTCGGGCGAGTTCTTCGCGGGCTTCATCACCGAGAAGTCGCTGAGCGTCGACAACCTCTTCGTCTTCATCCTGATCATGGCGAAGTTCGCGGTGCCGACCCAGCTCCAGCAGCGCGTGCTGCTGGTGGGCGTGCTCATCGCCCTGGTGCTGCGCGCGATCTTCATCGCGGCGGGCGCCGCGATCATCTCGAACTTCTCGTGGGTCTTCTACCTCTTCGGTGCCTTCCTCATCTACACCGCCTGGAAGCTCATCAAGGAGGCCATGACGGACGAGGACGAGGAGGACTGGGACGAGAACCGCCTCCTGAAGTCCATCGAGAAGAAGTTCGGCGTCGCGGACCGTTACCACGGCACCAAGCTCTTCGTCCTGCAGCACGGCAAGAAGGTCATGACGCCGCTCCTGGTCGTCATGCTCGCCATCGGCATGACCGACGTGCTGTTCGCCATGGACTCGATCCCCGCGATCTTCGGCCTGACCCAGGACCCGTACATCGTCTTCACCGCCAACGCCTTCGCCCTGATGGGTCTGCGCCAGCTGTACTTCCTGATCGGCGGCCTGCTCAAGAAGCTGGTCCACCTCAGCTACGGTCTGTCGGCGATCCTCGGCTTCATCGGCGTGAAGCTGGTGCTGCACGCGCTGCACGAGTCCGGGGTGCACGTCCCCGAGATCTCCATCCCGGTCTCGCTGGCCGTCATCTGCGGCGTCCTGGTCGTCACCACGATCACCAGCCTGATCGCCTCGAAGAAGCAGGCGAGGAACGAGGCGGACGAGACCCCGGAGAGCGACCCGAAGGACAGCATCGAGGTCTGA
- a CDS encoding TerD family protein: MTAELVRGQNHPLPDNRLEIRVSAGHPVVAGATLADEQGRVAGVEWIAHPGSPALPGVEVSQQAAADHRLAVDLEALPESVHRVSLLLALPVGVGGPSRFGAVAAPFVAVTGLDGTEIASYTITGLDSESAVFALELYRRQGAWKVRAMGQGYEGGLAAMLADQGLERPTELAGTILDAVARGMARSVSAPPPRVPDAERVRHSTPTAPPNAAPDPAAGLPQDPTPPPAQPATSGGPISYAHPRRRPAAPDPQPAPPQSAPAAPPTGPPTPVAGDATGWSMEERLYNQVWGMFEDLARTTAAYRSACDFAESRMDQELDRVLSDPRSRIGGTGDAARAAARAKHDELTDRAREALDRDLAQLVAESEVVEPALPAAFARWDNPVWHAYRVPMEIPMALRLGDLHLPEQTGLRIPMLVRLPLERGLWVDSGRGRSEAANLLDEGTLRRLALDTAVAHAARLLAVYPAGDFTVHVADAAGSGAAALAPLVETGVLAAPPAAGAAGVTALLAQLTERVDLLQMAVRAGAADALPPGFDPGEHLLIVHDFPHGFDDRAVTQLRYLADEGPSVGVHLMMVADREEASAYGPVLDPLWRKLLRITPVADDHLADPWVGHAWTYEPPLVPQGSGILRQVLMQVADARRQWGR, translated from the coding sequence ATGACGGCCGAGCTGGTCCGGGGGCAGAACCACCCCCTGCCCGACAACCGCCTGGAGATCCGGGTGTCGGCCGGTCATCCGGTCGTCGCCGGCGCCACTCTCGCCGACGAGCAGGGCCGGGTCGCCGGCGTCGAGTGGATCGCCCACCCCGGATCGCCCGCGCTGCCCGGTGTCGAGGTCTCCCAGCAGGCCGCCGCCGACCACCGCCTCGCGGTCGACCTGGAGGCGCTGCCCGAATCCGTGCACCGCGTCTCGCTGCTCCTCGCGCTGCCCGTCGGCGTCGGCGGTCCGTCCCGCTTCGGCGCCGTCGCCGCGCCCTTCGTCGCCGTCACCGGCCTCGACGGCACCGAGATCGCCAGCTACACGATCACCGGCCTCGACAGCGAGTCCGCCGTCTTCGCCCTGGAGCTCTACCGCCGCCAGGGCGCCTGGAAGGTCCGCGCGATGGGCCAGGGGTACGAGGGCGGGCTCGCCGCCATGCTCGCCGACCAGGGTCTGGAGCGCCCCACCGAGCTGGCAGGCACGATCCTCGACGCCGTCGCCCGGGGCATGGCCCGCTCGGTCTCCGCTCCGCCGCCGCGCGTCCCCGATGCCGAGCGGGTGCGCCACTCGACGCCGACGGCGCCGCCGAACGCCGCGCCCGACCCGGCCGCCGGCCTCCCGCAGGACCCCACCCCGCCGCCGGCCCAGCCGGCCACGTCCGGCGGCCCGATCAGCTACGCGCACCCGCGCCGCCGGCCCGCCGCCCCGGACCCGCAGCCCGCGCCGCCGCAGAGCGCGCCCGCCGCCCCGCCGACGGGCCCGCCGACCCCCGTCGCCGGGGACGCCACCGGCTGGTCCATGGAGGAGCGGCTCTACAACCAGGTCTGGGGCATGTTCGAGGACCTGGCCCGCACCACCGCCGCGTACCGCAGCGCCTGCGACTTCGCCGAGTCCCGGATGGACCAGGAGCTCGACCGCGTCCTGTCCGACCCGCGCAGCCGGATCGGCGGTACCGGGGACGCCGCCCGGGCCGCGGCCCGCGCCAAGCACGACGAGCTGACCGACCGCGCCCGCGAGGCCCTCGACCGCGACCTCGCCCAGCTGGTCGCCGAGTCCGAGGTCGTCGAACCCGCGCTGCCGGCCGCCTTCGCCCGCTGGGACAACCCGGTCTGGCACGCCTACCGGGTGCCCATGGAGATCCCGATGGCCCTGCGCCTCGGCGACCTCCACCTGCCCGAGCAGACCGGCCTGCGCATCCCCATGCTCGTCCGGCTGCCGCTGGAGCGCGGGCTGTGGGTGGACTCGGGCCGCGGCCGGTCCGAGGCGGCGAACCTGCTCGACGAGGGCACGCTGCGCCGGCTCGCGCTGGACACCGCGGTCGCGCACGCGGCCCGGCTGCTCGCCGTCTACCCGGCCGGCGACTTCACCGTGCACGTCGCCGACGCGGCGGGCTCCGGCGCGGCCGCGCTCGCCCCGCTCGTCGAGACCGGGGTGCTCGCCGCCCCGCCCGCGGCCGGAGCGGCGGGTGTCACCGCCCTCCTCGCGCAGCTCACGGAGCGGGTGGACCTGCTGCAGATGGCGGTCCGGGCCGGTGCGGCCGACGCGCTACCGCCCGGCTTCGACCCGGGCGAGCACCTCCTGATCGTCCACGACTTCCCGCACGGCTTCGACGACCGCGCGGTGACCCAGCTGCGCTACCTCGCCGACGAGGGGCCCTCCGTCGGCGTGCACCTGATGATGGTGGCCGACCGGGAGGAGGCCAGCGCGTACGGACCGGTGCTCGACCCGCTGTGGCGCAAGCTGCTGCGGATCACCCCGGTCGCGGACGACCATCTCGCCGATCCGTGGGTGGGGCACGCCTGGACGTACGAGCCGCCGTTGGTCCCGCAGGGCAGCGGGATCCTGCGGCAGGTGCTGATGCAGGTCGCCGACGCGCGTCGCCAATGGGGGCGCTGA